A stretch of Prunus dulcis chromosome 6, ALMONDv2, whole genome shotgun sequence DNA encodes these proteins:
- the LOC117631187 gene encoding uncharacterized protein LOC117631187 isoform X2 gives MDHEAHSRNKFVNMKSQRVKVEGSFAPALEDETETIEHLLAEPKSEYVTVDGVLCCGKENAGKCMDIQDFSCGYDFGLNTYSGLHSAHPRGRYDELEFGVLDGLLDEVDEVEDIHAINGLASPCDDYLLDIGFTGKASELGFGPCEKSHLGNSSSESQSPRLSGSSNGAVGISESSTVTIQEFECKNNSIDKAVTHEFHGGFRRKKRHRTPVEGNVYPASINLQNLELDNDEKSLVREIVSGENEKLSVEATKLGAFCKEKRLRKPTLRYIEEFSGKKSKDSNERENCSPVTATQDRSKVRCQNEHHHMSPGILSSVPEEDSISENQTLAEFRTQRKLAKKHASILALESDEQPITSESEDDHVPKKRSRKHDRRKHQRMWTLSEVTTLVDGISEYGVGRWTDIKRVLFSSSAYRTPIDLRDKWRNLLRASCGKKMKKEVEQKEMRALPKSLVRRVRELATVHPYPRQRGKKFAPPILPTPSKSASSDLIRKYVRRKNRS, from the exons ATGTTACGGTAGATGGTGTCTTATGCTGTGGCAAGGAGAATGCAGGAAAGTGCATGGACATTCAAGATTTTTCCTGTGGATATGACTTTGGGCTTAATACATACA GTGGATTGCATTCTGCTCATCCTCGGGGAAGATACGATGAATTAGAATTTGGA GTTCTTGACGGATTGTTGGACGAAGTTGATGAAGTGGAGGATATTCATGCAATAAATGGTCTTGCAAGCCCCTGTGATGATTATCTTTTAG ATATTGGATTTACAGGAAAAGCTTCTGAACTGGGTTTTGGTCCTTGTGAAAAATCACATCTGGGAAACTCAAGTTCTGAAAGTCAGTCTCCACGATTAAGTGGCAGTAGTAACGGTGCTGTTGGGATATCTGAATCGTCAACTGTGACTATTCAAGAATTTGAATGCAAGAATAATTCTATTGACAAGGCAGTAACTCATGAGTTTCATGGTGGCTTCAGGAGGAAAAAAAGACATCGAACACCTGTTGAAGGCAATGTCTATCCTGCTTCAATCAATTTACAAAATCTTGAGTTAGATAATGATGAAAAGTCTTTAGTAAGGGAAATAGTGTCTGGTGAAAATGAGAAGCTCTCTGTTGAAGCAACCAAACTTGGTGCTTTTTGTAAGGAAAAAAGACTGCGTAAGCCTACTTTGAGATATATTGAGGAATTTTCAGGTAAGAAGTCAAAAGATTCCAACGAGAGGGAAAATTGTTCTCCTGTTACTGCTACGCAGGATCGCTCAAAGGTCAGATGTCAGAATGAACATCATCATATGAGTCCTGGGATATTGTCATCAGTTCCTGAGGAGGATTCAATTTCAGAAAACCAGACACTGGCTGAATTTAGGACTCAAAGAAAACTTGCAAAGAAGCATGCATCAATTTTG GCGCTTGAGTCTGATGAGCAACCTATTACATCTGAGTCTGAAGATGACCAtgtaccaaaaaaaagatCTAGAAAGCACGATCGAAGGAAGCATCAAAGGATGTGGACTCTCTCTGAGGTGACGACATTGGTTGATGGTATTTCTGAATATGGAGTTGGACGATGGACAGATATTAAGAGGGTCCTATTTTCGTCTTCTGCTTATCGCACGCCAATAGATCTCAGG GACAAATGGAGAAATCTTTTAAGAGCTAGCTgtggaaagaaaatgaagaaagag GTTGAGCAAAAGGAGATGCGAGCTTTACCAAAGTCTTTGGTACGCCGTGTCCGTGAGCTGGCGACGGTACACCCATATCCTAGGCAGCGTGGCAAGAAGTTTGCCCCTCCCATACTTCCTACTCCCAGTAAAAGTGCTTCATCTGACCTAATCAGAAAGTATGTCCGAAGGAAGAATCGATCTTGA
- the LOC117631187 gene encoding uncharacterized protein LOC117631187 isoform X3 yields MDIQDFSCGYDFGLNTYSGGLHSAHPRGRYDELEFGVLDGLLDEVDEVEDIHAINGLASPCDDYLLDIGFTGKASELGFGPCEKSHLGNSSSESQSPRLSGSSNGAVGISESSTVTIQEFECKNNSIDKAVTHEFHGGFRRKKRHRTPVEGNVYPASINLQNLELDNDEKSLVREIVSGENEKLSVEATKLGAFCKEKRLRKPTLRYIEEFSGKKSKDSNERENCSPVTATQDRSKVRCQNEHHHMSPGILSSVPEEDSISENQTLAEFRTQRKLAKKHASILALESDEQPITSESEDDHVPKKRSRKHDRRKHQRMWTLSEVTTLVDGISEYGVGRWTDIKRVLFSSSAYRTPIDLRDKWRNLLRASCGKKMKKEVEQKEMRALPKSLVRRVRELATVHPYPRQRGKKFAPPILPTPSKSASSDLIRKYVRRKNRS; encoded by the exons ATGGACATTCAAGATTTTTCCTGTGGATATGACTTTGGGCTTAATACATACAGTG GTGGATTGCATTCTGCTCATCCTCGGGGAAGATACGATGAATTAGAATTTGGA GTTCTTGACGGATTGTTGGACGAAGTTGATGAAGTGGAGGATATTCATGCAATAAATGGTCTTGCAAGCCCCTGTGATGATTATCTTTTAG ATATTGGATTTACAGGAAAAGCTTCTGAACTGGGTTTTGGTCCTTGTGAAAAATCACATCTGGGAAACTCAAGTTCTGAAAGTCAGTCTCCACGATTAAGTGGCAGTAGTAACGGTGCTGTTGGGATATCTGAATCGTCAACTGTGACTATTCAAGAATTTGAATGCAAGAATAATTCTATTGACAAGGCAGTAACTCATGAGTTTCATGGTGGCTTCAGGAGGAAAAAAAGACATCGAACACCTGTTGAAGGCAATGTCTATCCTGCTTCAATCAATTTACAAAATCTTGAGTTAGATAATGATGAAAAGTCTTTAGTAAGGGAAATAGTGTCTGGTGAAAATGAGAAGCTCTCTGTTGAAGCAACCAAACTTGGTGCTTTTTGTAAGGAAAAAAGACTGCGTAAGCCTACTTTGAGATATATTGAGGAATTTTCAGGTAAGAAGTCAAAAGATTCCAACGAGAGGGAAAATTGTTCTCCTGTTACTGCTACGCAGGATCGCTCAAAGGTCAGATGTCAGAATGAACATCATCATATGAGTCCTGGGATATTGTCATCAGTTCCTGAGGAGGATTCAATTTCAGAAAACCAGACACTGGCTGAATTTAGGACTCAAAGAAAACTTGCAAAGAAGCATGCATCAATTTTG GCGCTTGAGTCTGATGAGCAACCTATTACATCTGAGTCTGAAGATGACCAtgtaccaaaaaaaagatCTAGAAAGCACGATCGAAGGAAGCATCAAAGGATGTGGACTCTCTCTGAGGTGACGACATTGGTTGATGGTATTTCTGAATATGGAGTTGGACGATGGACAGATATTAAGAGGGTCCTATTTTCGTCTTCTGCTTATCGCACGCCAATAGATCTCAGG GACAAATGGAGAAATCTTTTAAGAGCTAGCTgtggaaagaaaatgaagaaagag GTTGAGCAAAAGGAGATGCGAGCTTTACCAAAGTCTTTGGTACGCCGTGTCCGTGAGCTGGCGACGGTACACCCATATCCTAGGCAGCGTGGCAAGAAGTTTGCCCCTCCCATACTTCCTACTCCCAGTAAAAGTGCTTCATCTGACCTAATCAGAAAGTATGTCCGAAGGAAGAATCGATCTTGA
- the LOC117631187 gene encoding uncharacterized protein LOC117631187 isoform X1 translates to MDHEAHSRNKFVNMKSQRVKVEGSFAPALEDETETIEHLLAEPKSEYVTVDGVLCCGKENAGKCMDIQDFSCGYDFGLNTYSGGLHSAHPRGRYDELEFGVLDGLLDEVDEVEDIHAINGLASPCDDYLLDIGFTGKASELGFGPCEKSHLGNSSSESQSPRLSGSSNGAVGISESSTVTIQEFECKNNSIDKAVTHEFHGGFRRKKRHRTPVEGNVYPASINLQNLELDNDEKSLVREIVSGENEKLSVEATKLGAFCKEKRLRKPTLRYIEEFSGKKSKDSNERENCSPVTATQDRSKVRCQNEHHHMSPGILSSVPEEDSISENQTLAEFRTQRKLAKKHASILALESDEQPITSESEDDHVPKKRSRKHDRRKHQRMWTLSEVTTLVDGISEYGVGRWTDIKRVLFSSSAYRTPIDLRDKWRNLLRASCGKKMKKEVEQKEMRALPKSLVRRVRELATVHPYPRQRGKKFAPPILPTPSKSASSDLIRKYVRRKNRS, encoded by the exons ATGTTACGGTAGATGGTGTCTTATGCTGTGGCAAGGAGAATGCAGGAAAGTGCATGGACATTCAAGATTTTTCCTGTGGATATGACTTTGGGCTTAATACATACAGTG GTGGATTGCATTCTGCTCATCCTCGGGGAAGATACGATGAATTAGAATTTGGA GTTCTTGACGGATTGTTGGACGAAGTTGATGAAGTGGAGGATATTCATGCAATAAATGGTCTTGCAAGCCCCTGTGATGATTATCTTTTAG ATATTGGATTTACAGGAAAAGCTTCTGAACTGGGTTTTGGTCCTTGTGAAAAATCACATCTGGGAAACTCAAGTTCTGAAAGTCAGTCTCCACGATTAAGTGGCAGTAGTAACGGTGCTGTTGGGATATCTGAATCGTCAACTGTGACTATTCAAGAATTTGAATGCAAGAATAATTCTATTGACAAGGCAGTAACTCATGAGTTTCATGGTGGCTTCAGGAGGAAAAAAAGACATCGAACACCTGTTGAAGGCAATGTCTATCCTGCTTCAATCAATTTACAAAATCTTGAGTTAGATAATGATGAAAAGTCTTTAGTAAGGGAAATAGTGTCTGGTGAAAATGAGAAGCTCTCTGTTGAAGCAACCAAACTTGGTGCTTTTTGTAAGGAAAAAAGACTGCGTAAGCCTACTTTGAGATATATTGAGGAATTTTCAGGTAAGAAGTCAAAAGATTCCAACGAGAGGGAAAATTGTTCTCCTGTTACTGCTACGCAGGATCGCTCAAAGGTCAGATGTCAGAATGAACATCATCATATGAGTCCTGGGATATTGTCATCAGTTCCTGAGGAGGATTCAATTTCAGAAAACCAGACACTGGCTGAATTTAGGACTCAAAGAAAACTTGCAAAGAAGCATGCATCAATTTTG GCGCTTGAGTCTGATGAGCAACCTATTACATCTGAGTCTGAAGATGACCAtgtaccaaaaaaaagatCTAGAAAGCACGATCGAAGGAAGCATCAAAGGATGTGGACTCTCTCTGAGGTGACGACATTGGTTGATGGTATTTCTGAATATGGAGTTGGACGATGGACAGATATTAAGAGGGTCCTATTTTCGTCTTCTGCTTATCGCACGCCAATAGATCTCAGG GACAAATGGAGAAATCTTTTAAGAGCTAGCTgtggaaagaaaatgaagaaagag GTTGAGCAAAAGGAGATGCGAGCTTTACCAAAGTCTTTGGTACGCCGTGTCCGTGAGCTGGCGACGGTACACCCATATCCTAGGCAGCGTGGCAAGAAGTTTGCCCCTCCCATACTTCCTACTCCCAGTAAAAGTGCTTCATCTGACCTAATCAGAAAGTATGTCCGAAGGAAGAATCGATCTTGA